Below is a window of Aerococcus viridans DNA.
GCTCATTGGGTGATCGTGTAAAAGATTCAGCAGCAGATGCTTACGATTATGCTGTAGGCCAAGCAAAATCATTTACAAAATAAATCGAAAATAAATGCCTCCAATTGCTATGCTTAATAGTGGTTGGGGGTATTTTTTATTTTATCCAGAATGACATTAGCAGTTGAAACTGGTACACTTATGAATATGAGATTTTAAAAAGAAGGGTGAAATAATGATGAGAATTGGTTACCAAGGCATACCGGGGGCTTATAGCGAGGCAGCAACGATTGCTTTTGTGCGCGAACAGTTGCATGTTGAGATTGATGATGAACGTTTGGAAATTATTTCCTATGATGACTTCCAACCTATGGTAGATGACTTAGTGGCTGAAAAAGTAGACCGAATTGTCATGCCAATTGAGAATTCGACAACAGGATTAATTGCTCGAACAATGGATATTATCCGTTACCAACCCGTCCTAGCAAAATATGAACATTACCAACCGGTGAACCATGTCTTATGGGGATTGCCTGGTGCTGATATTCATCAAGTGACGAAAGTTTACTCTCATCCAGAAGCCCTGTCACAGTGTAAATTATTATTTGACCGCTATCCCAATATGGAACCTGTAGCTTATATTGATACCGCTGTTTCAGCGGAATATATTGTCCAGGAGGATGACCCTACTATCGCAGCGATTGCCAGCCCTCGTGCGGGTGAATTGCACGGTTTACAAGCTCTAGAACCAGCAGCATACGATGAATCAGGGAATATGACGCGATTTTTAGTCTTTGAACGATATGACAATATCGATATGACCAATACCCATGAAAAAATCATGTTGTATATTGAAACTCCGCATGAACCAGGTGCTTTGGCCAAGTTACTACAGGTATTAGATGTTTACCGGATCAACTTGGACGGATTGAATGCCCGTCCAATTCCGATGAAACCCTTCCGTTACGGCTTCTTTATTGAAGCAGACCCAAGCAATATGATTGGGGATTTAGAGTCATTGGAGAAAATCTTAAAAGCATTATCAACCCATATTCAAGTGGTAGCGCAATTTAAACAAAATCGTTAGATTAACGATACGAGTTCCTTTTTCCAAAAGAATATTATTATAAAATAAACCGCTTACATGATACAATGAACTTGTATAGTCAGATAGGATATAGGAGGAATTTTCATGGATAAACGTAAGGTAATTATTGATACGGACCCAGGAATTGACGATGCAGCGGCTTTGATGACGGCTTTATCGGACGATAGCTTGGAAATTTTAGGTTTCACTACGGTTGCAGGGAATAAGGGATTGGATATGACCACCACGAATGCGGTTCGGGTATCTACTTATTTCGATGGTCGCGTGAAGATTTATCCGGGGGCTGACAACGATTATACCTCTTTAAAAGACAATAAACCACCAAGAGAGAATGCAACTGGGAATATTCACGGATCAAACGGAATGGGCGGCGTTGATTTCCCCTATGATGAAAGTTTAATTCAAGACCAGCACGCAGTTGACTTCATTCTTGAGCAAGTTAAAGCACATCCTGGTGAAATCGATTTGATTACCTTAGGACCACTAACGAATATTGCTTTGGCCGTTGAAAAAGATTTAGCGACCATGAAACAAGTCCGATCAATCATGTCTATGGGCGGGGCTGCTTTTGACGGGAACACCAACCCAGTAGCGGAATTTAACTACTGGTTTGACCCAGTTTCAGTCGATATCGTCTATCAAGCCTTGGGTGAATCTGTTCCGATTACAATGGTTGGTTTAGACGTGACGAGACCGTCCCTCTTGGATATGAACGACTTAGAATTTATCCGTCAAGCAGGCGGTGAACTAGGCAGCATGATCCGTGAAATGTTTGATGATTATGTCCTCAATTCATTTGAAAATGAAGGCAAAATTGGAATCGTTATCCATGACCTCGTAGCAGTTGTCGGTTATCTACATCCAGAGATCCTAACTGAGGTTTACCATACTAATTTAGTTATTGAAACTAAAGGTGAATATACATATGGGCAAACGGTCATCGACTTTGAAGAACGAACAGACAGACCAAAGAACGTCTATATCGCAATGGACATTGATCTTGAAGCCTATAAAGGCCATGTTATCTCAACCCTATTCGGTGAAGACAAGTACGATCAATACCTAGAGATGCTGGATTAACTTCCAGCGAAAAGGACACACAAAATGAAGCTAGATAAGTAGGTGACGGAAATGTACAAGTTCGAATTTATTTCCGCTGATATTCAAAATAAAATCCACCAGGGCATCTACCCTGTAGGAAGGTTACTTCCCAGTGAAAATGACCTGGCCAAGACTTACGACGTATCGCGCGAAACCATTCGAAAAGCGCAGAAAAAATTGGAAGACACCGGTTTTATCCAGAAGAAACAAGGTAAAGGGGCTATCGTCCTAGACTTTGCCCGTTTTTCTTTTCCTATATCCGGTTTAACTTCCTACAAGGAATTGCAAGAAACCCAACACTTCCAAACTGCAACCCAAGTTTTGAGTAATAAACGGGTAGCGGCACCTGACTTTCTCGTCGGTGAAGACGGTGTTGAAGCGGACGAACCTTTCATCCACCTGATTCGGGCCCGTGAAATGGAAGGGGAAACGGTCATTGTTGACCACGACTACCTCCGCGTATCCGTTGTCCAAGATGGGGTACCAGATGAAATTGCGGAAGTATCTATTTATCAATACTTTGAACAAGAACTGGACTTACAAATATCCTTTGCCAATAAGGAAATTGTGGCCAAAAAGGCGGATGATATAGATCAAAAAGAAATGGCCATTGGCCCGGATGACTATATTATTCAAGTCAACAGCCATGTTTACTTAGAAGATGCCACCTTTTTCCAATACACTTCATCCCACCACCGTATTGATAAATTTCGATTTGCAGAATTTGCACGGCGAACAGGTCATTAATCAATAGGATTGTATTTTCATAATTAATAAAGTGTCCTCGATTAGCCGTTGTGGTGAAGTTGAGGGCACTTTTTCTTTCATTTCTAGGTATTGGATTTTTAGTTATGACAAAGAAAATGGTATTTTTTACTGGTACAATAAAGAAAAGGGAGCGATTTTATGTTGAAAAGATACGCAATATTGTTGGTGACAAGTATTTTAGTGTCTGGGTGTGCATATACAAGTAATAATGAGCAAGATGCAAATACAGCATCTACTGCCAATGACAGTTCAGTAATCTCTTCAAGTGATGATCAAGCAAGCGGTCAATCGGTTAGTACAAGTGATGAGAATACCGGTGATCTAAACATTGAGCCTATTACGCTAAATGAGATTGAAGAAAAAATTGCAACAGGGGATAGTTTCTTTGTTTTTCTACCAGGTGCTTCAGATGAAGAGAATACTCGACTTGAACAGACGATTTCAGAAACCTATGACATGATTGGTGACCAACTTACCGATGTTTATCCTGAAGGTGAAGGCTATACCTATAAGCTTGATTCAACTGAAAATACAGATGAATATGATAAGTTTCTAACCGACTATCAGCTAGAAGATCATCCAGCACTCATATACATCGAAGGACAAATCTATACCACTGTTATGAATGAGATTGATGTTGATACGAGTAAAGAAGACATTAGTCGTTTTATAGCCTTTCCTTATGATGAGGATGATATGACGACTGCACCAGATACTAAAATAGATGAGAGTGAAAATTAAGCAAGCCAAATCAAGTGATTATTTTAGGAGGCGCATTATATGGAGCCAAAACGTGTACTCAAATAGCGTATGTAACATTAACCTTGTAACGAGCATCGCTGCACAAGTTTTTGGAGAGTTGGTGAACCTCAGTAGGTAAGAGTAAGTGGCGAAGATAGAAATATGGAGAACAATTCACTTGAATTAGCAGTGAAAATGCTTGTCTTTATATTCGTGGATGCTTTTCATGCTAAACCGAGAGGGCAAAAGCAAACTAGTAGAAGGTTTAACAAATTGACTCAAGGATATCCCTGAATAAATGACAAATTAAACCATTTTAATGAGGCTTTATTCCGATTGCAAGTTTTAAATTTTGTAATAGCTATAGTTGTGGCTGCTTATTGTGCAACAGCAAAAATTTCTACACAGAATAAATATTAGACGCAATTATTGGTTCGATAATAGCCCTAGCTACAACTAATTTATTTTTGAAGCCGAAAAATAGCTAGTTAGGTCTATTAGTATTTAAATAATATGTGGCCTAAAAATGAGGATAATATAAAAATAGGTGAGTAGTTTGTGCTACACACCTATTTTTTGCTTATCAAGTATTTTGATAAGATTATTTCGATAAGAATGCGACTGTTTCATAAGGGCCTAGATTGAATGAGGTAGTCATTTTTTCTATTTTCCCATTACCCAATAATTTCTCATAGTCACGAGTTAAATCAACACTTTCAGGTAGGTCAACTTGACTGGTACCTGGGTAGAAGTGTGAGAAGACATACAAGATTTGGTCGCCATAAGTCCGGTAGTAAGCCAATACTTCTGGGTGGTCAGCCAATAATTCGTGGTAAGCACCGTCTTGGATGATAGGTAGTTTATGACGTAAGGCAATTAACTTTTGGTAGTAAGGGAATATTTTACCGTTCTCTAATTCCTTCGCAACATTGATGTCCTTGTAATTGTCGGCAACTTTTAACCATGGTGTACCGGTAGTGAAACCGGCATTTTCTGAATCATCCCATTGCATTGGGGTCCGGCTAGTATCGCGGGACTTAAATTTAATAATTTCCATTGCTTCTTCTTCTGAAACACCTTTATCTAATAAGATTTGGTAGTTGTTGAAGGTTTCGATATCGTTGTAGTCGTTGATGTCGTCGAAATCTGGGTTGGTCATACCAATTTCTTCCCCTTCAAAGATGTAGGGGGTACCGCGCATCATGTGAATAGTTTGGGCAAGCATGGTAGTTGTTTCGTATGGATAGTTTTCGGTGTCGCCGAAACGAGAGTTAGCGCGTGGTTGGTCATGGTTGTTCCAGAATAGGGCATTCCACCCGTTGCCATCTGACATGCCTTTTTGCCATTCGTTTAAAATGTCTTTTAAAGATTGGAAGTCGAAATCAACTTTAGACCATTTCTCGCCGTCTTTGTAATCGACTTTTAAATGGTGGAAGGAGAAGATCATGGCTAATTTCTCTTCATCAGGATTGGTATAGCGGACACCATCTTCAACTGTGGTAGAAGACATTTCACCCACTGTGACAAAGCCTTCAATATCGCCAAAGGTAGATTGGGCCATTTCTCGAATCCAAGCGTGTGAATTTTCTGTATCTGTATACAAACGTTTCTCTTGGGTAGAACTTGGGCCGCCAGTAGAGTCTTCTAGGACCTCGCTCTTACCAATTACGTTCATAACGTCGAAGCGGATACCGGAAACCCCCTTATCGATCCAGAAGCGGATAACATCGAATAGGGCTTCGCGCACTTTTGGATTATGCCAATTTAGGTCAGCCTGGGTCACGTCGAAGAGGTGCATATAGTAATTGTCAGTGTCGCCAAATGGTTCCCAAGCAGGGCCACCGAATTTAGATTCCCAGTTGGTTGGCAGAGACCCGTCTTCTTGAGCGGGACGAATGTAATAGAAGTCTTGGTAGT
It encodes the following:
- a CDS encoding prephenate dehydratase, with product MMRIGYQGIPGAYSEAATIAFVREQLHVEIDDERLEIISYDDFQPMVDDLVAEKVDRIVMPIENSTTGLIARTMDIIRYQPVLAKYEHYQPVNHVLWGLPGADIHQVTKVYSHPEALSQCKLLFDRYPNMEPVAYIDTAVSAEYIVQEDDPTIAAIASPRAGELHGLQALEPAAYDESGNMTRFLVFERYDNIDMTNTHEKIMLYIETPHEPGALAKLLQVLDVYRINLDGLNARPIPMKPFRYGFFIEADPSNMIGDLESLEKILKALSTHIQVVAQFKQNR
- a CDS encoding nucleoside hydrolase is translated as MDKRKVIIDTDPGIDDAAALMTALSDDSLEILGFTTVAGNKGLDMTTTNAVRVSTYFDGRVKIYPGADNDYTSLKDNKPPRENATGNIHGSNGMGGVDFPYDESLIQDQHAVDFILEQVKAHPGEIDLITLGPLTNIALAVEKDLATMKQVRSIMSMGGAAFDGNTNPVAEFNYWFDPVSVDIVYQALGESVPITMVGLDVTRPSLLDMNDLEFIRQAGGELGSMIREMFDDYVLNSFENEGKIGIVIHDLVAVVGYLHPEILTEVYHTNLVIETKGEYTYGQTVIDFEERTDRPKNVYIAMDIDLEAYKGHVISTLFGEDKYDQYLEMLD
- the treR gene encoding trehalose operon repressor, whose protein sequence is MYKFEFISADIQNKIHQGIYPVGRLLPSENDLAKTYDVSRETIRKAQKKLEDTGFIQKKQGKGAIVLDFARFSFPISGLTSYKELQETQHFQTATQVLSNKRVAAPDFLVGEDGVEADEPFIHLIRAREMEGETVIVDHDYLRVSVVQDGVPDEIAEVSIYQYFEQELDLQISFANKEIVAKKADDIDQKEMAIGPDDYIIQVNSHVYLEDATFFQYTSSHHRIDKFRFAEFARRTGH
- the treC gene encoding alpha,alpha-phosphotrehalase; its protein translation is MTNDLGKKVIYQIYPKSFNDTDGDGFGDLRGIIEKLDYLETLGIDMIWMNPFYPSPQNDNGYDISDYTAIDPRFGTMDDFEELAREGKKRGIDLMLDMPLNHSSTEHKWFQKALAGEEYYQDFYYIRPAQEDGSLPTNWESKFGGPAWEPFGDTDNYYMHLFDVTQADLNWHNPKVREALFDVIRFWIDKGVSGIRFDVMNVIGKSEVLEDSTGGPSSTQEKRLYTDTENSHAWIREMAQSTFGDIEGFVTVGEMSSTTVEDGVRYTNPDEEKLAMIFSFHHLKVDYKDGEKWSKVDFDFQSLKDILNEWQKGMSDGNGWNALFWNNHDQPRANSRFGDTENYPYETTTMLAQTIHMMRGTPYIFEGEEIGMTNPDFDDINDYNDIETFNNYQILLDKGVSEEEAMEIIKFKSRDTSRTPMQWDDSENAGFTTGTPWLKVADNYKDINVAKELENGKIFPYYQKLIALRHKLPIIQDGAYHELLADHPEVLAYYRTYGDQILYVFSHFYPGTSQVDLPESVDLTRDYEKLLGNGKIEKMTTSFNLGPYETVAFLSK